One segment of Methanolinea sp. DNA contains the following:
- a CDS encoding NAD(P)H-dependent oxidoreductase produces MAEKVLGLIASPRGEESSTLRLVRAVLRGAEERGAATGLVDVYSLRIGYCRACGTCYATGECVIDDDFPELFERMMGADGLVLGAPNYIDSVPAPLKAVFDRMADAVHCRMFTGKFGCSVCTAGGSNHDRVVEYLNHVLNALGAVAVGGVGVAVGRDPSALGRAEGEARKLGERLVTAIRGEISFPEQERMLRERREYFRALVLHNRERWPHEYDWYVRMGWMGEE; encoded by the coding sequence ATGGCAGAAAAGGTCCTCGGGTTGATCGCGAGCCCCCGGGGCGAGGAGAGCAGCACTCTCCGGCTCGTCAGGGCAGTGCTCCGGGGCGCGGAAGAACGCGGCGCGGCGACCGGGCTCGTGGACGTCTATTCCCTCCGCATCGGGTACTGCAGGGCGTGCGGGACGTGCTACGCGACGGGAGAGTGCGTCATCGACGACGACTTCCCCGAGCTCTTCGAGAGGATGATGGGCGCAGACGGGCTCGTGCTCGGGGCACCGAACTACATCGACTCGGTCCCCGCGCCGTTGAAGGCGGTCTTTGACAGGATGGCCGATGCCGTCCACTGCAGGATGTTTACCGGGAAGTTCGGGTGCTCGGTCTGCACCGCGGGCGGGAGCAACCACGACAGGGTGGTCGAGTACCTCAACCACGTCCTCAACGCCCTCGGCGCCGTCGCGGTCGGCGGGGTCGGCGTCGCGGTCGGGCGGGACCCCTCCGCGCTCGGGAGGGCGGAGGGAGAGGCGAGAAAGCTAGGGGAGAGGCTCGTCACGGCGATCCGGGGAGAGATCTCGTTCCCCGAGCAGGAGAGGATGCTGCGCGAGAGGCGCGAGTACTTCCGCGCGCTCGTCCTCCACAACAGGGAGAGGTGGCCCCACGAGTACGACTGGTATGTGCGGATGGGGTGGATGGGGGAGGAGTGA
- the eif1A gene encoding translation initiation factor eIF-1A: MNQRKADREEETVVDTAAPGGEQVIRVRLPQKRNREQFAVAELMLGSNHIRVRCIDGVTRMGRIKGKMKKRAWIREGDTLIVTPWSFQDDKCDISYRYTKPQVDWLRRNHYL, encoded by the coding sequence ATTAACCAGAGGAAGGCAGACAGGGAAGAGGAGACCGTCGTCGACACGGCGGCGCCCGGGGGAGAGCAGGTCATCAGGGTGCGCCTCCCGCAGAAGCGGAACAGGGAGCAGTTCGCGGTCGCCGAGCTGATGCTCGGGTCAAACCACATCAGGGTCCGGTGCATCGACGGGGTGACCCGGATGGGACGAATCAAGGGGAAGATGAAGAAGAGGGCGTGGATAAGGGAGGGAGACACCCTCATCGTCACGCCGTGGAGTTTCCAGGACGACAAGTGCGATATCTCCTACCGGTACACGAAGCCGCAGGTCGACTGGCTCCGGAGGAACCACTACCTCTGA
- a CDS encoding OFA family MFS transporter gives MPDATTLLGMPAERGRWVLVACGLVINLCLGTIYSWSVFVAPLTAYFTRELGLPVTANDVLMPFSVFLAFFALAMPLAGRFIETLGPRKVTLVGGALTGLGWLLASTVTSVWMLYVVYGVVGGIGVGIAYGVPVAVAARWFPDRRGTAVGLTLLGFGFSAFLTANIAGYLIDAVGVMNTFRAFGIAFVVLITLLALPLRFPDPGWSPAGWTPPAPGAGQAACECDRSAMLKSPSFYGLWSCYFIGCLAGLMAISIAKPVGTEIGVEAGLATVLVGFFAIFNGGGRPLFGALTDRITPRKTALLSFVLVAAAAVALWQAPSVPVYIAAFAVLWGCLGGWLAIAPTATASFFGTSDYPRCYGVVFLAYGAGAIAGPQLAGYIKTTTGSYMGVFPYVFILALLGFALALVLMKPPRPRAACSS, from the coding sequence ATGCCGGATGCCACCACTCTCCTCGGGATGCCCGCGGAGCGGGGACGCTGGGTCCTCGTCGCCTGCGGGCTCGTCATCAACCTCTGCCTCGGGACCATCTACTCCTGGAGCGTCTTCGTTGCGCCCCTCACCGCGTACTTCACCCGAGAGCTCGGCCTGCCGGTCACGGCGAACGACGTGCTGATGCCGTTCTCGGTTTTCCTCGCTTTCTTCGCGCTCGCGATGCCGCTCGCGGGCAGGTTCATCGAGACGCTCGGCCCGCGGAAGGTCACCCTCGTCGGGGGTGCCCTCACGGGACTCGGCTGGCTGCTCGCATCCACGGTCACCTCGGTCTGGATGCTGTACGTCGTGTACGGGGTCGTCGGCGGGATCGGCGTGGGGATCGCGTACGGTGTCCCGGTCGCGGTCGCGGCGAGGTGGTTCCCCGACAGGAGGGGGACCGCCGTGGGCCTGACCCTGCTCGGTTTCGGTTTCTCGGCGTTCCTCACCGCGAACATCGCCGGCTACCTCATCGATGCCGTCGGCGTGATGAACACGTTCCGCGCCTTCGGGATCGCGTTCGTCGTCCTCATCACCCTCCTCGCCCTCCCGCTCCGGTTCCCGGACCCCGGCTGGAGTCCTGCGGGGTGGACACCGCCCGCGCCGGGGGCGGGGCAGGCTGCGTGCGAGTGCGACAGGTCCGCGATGCTCAAGAGCCCCTCCTTCTACGGGCTCTGGTCCTGCTACTTCATCGGGTGCCTCGCCGGGCTGATGGCGATCTCGATCGCGAAACCGGTCGGGACCGAGATCGGGGTCGAGGCGGGCCTCGCGACCGTCCTCGTGGGGTTCTTCGCGATCTTCAACGGGGGCGGGAGGCCCCTCTTCGGTGCCCTCACCGACCGGATCACGCCGCGGAAGACAGCGCTCCTCTCCTTCGTCCTCGTCGCGGCGGCGGCGGTCGCCCTCTGGCAGGCGCCGTCGGTCCCCGTGTACATCGCCGCGTTCGCGGTCCTCTGGGGATGCCTCGGCGGGTGGCTCGCCATCGCGCCGACCGCGACCGCCTCGTTCTTCGGGACGTCCGACTACCCCCGCTGCTACGGGGTCGTCTTCCTCGCCTACGGGGCGGGGGCCATCGCGGGGCCGCAGCTCGCGGGGTACATCAAGACCACGACCGGGTCCTACATGGGGGTGTTCCCCTACGTCTTCATCCTCGCGCTCCTCGGCTTTGCCCTCGCACTCGTCCTGATGAAACCGCCGCGTCCCCGCGCGGCGTGCAGTTCGTGA
- the acs gene encoding acetate--CoA ligase: MAESFEVPLVDAEKVYVPDPSYKQNAWTKDYKKAYAEFLADPEGFWEKQAHHFEWMKKWDKVLEWNYPYAKWFVNAKLNITVNCLDRHVANHRRNKVALIWRGEDGEERIFTYKKLHAEVCRFANALKKIGVSKGDRVCIYMPLVPEQVIAMLACARIGAIHSVVFGGFGVSALNMRIRDAEAKVVITADITIRRGKTIPLKTIVEEAIINAPSVEKVIVLRREKHQPVELHREMELDYYEIMEGVSSACEPEVMDAEDPLFILYTSGSTGAPKGIVHTCGGYMVGTGYTAQHVFDIKDTDVYWCTADTGWITGHSYVVYGPLAVGATVVIAEAVPDYPDPGAFWKIVEDLGVTIFYTAPTAIRMFMKFGDEWPNRYDLSSLRVLGSVGEPLNPEAFEWFYRVIGKQKCPIVDTWWQTETGMHMITTMVGEPMRPGFAGKAIPGVVADVVDKTGKPVPPGNGGFLVIRRPWPAMFRTVYKNDERYRTYWYTIPDCYTAGDLAVKSKTDEYIMIIGRADDIIIVAGHNIGTAEVESALVSHQAVAEAAVIGKPDPVKGNVIKAFVILRVGHTPSEKLKSDLTYHVRMTLGPIAMPSEIEFVDRLPKTRSGKIMRRVLKAKELGIDPGDISTLEE, encoded by the coding sequence ATGGCTGAATCGTTTGAGGTGCCTCTGGTCGACGCCGAGAAGGTCTACGTCCCGGATCCCTCGTACAAGCAGAACGCCTGGACGAAGGACTACAAGAAGGCATACGCCGAGTTTCTCGCCGACCCCGAGGGGTTCTGGGAGAAGCAGGCCCACCACTTCGAGTGGATGAAGAAGTGGGACAAGGTCCTCGAGTGGAACTACCCGTACGCGAAGTGGTTCGTCAACGCGAAGCTCAACATCACTGTCAACTGCCTCGACCGCCACGTGGCCAACCACAGGCGGAACAAGGTGGCGCTCATCTGGAGGGGCGAGGACGGCGAGGAGAGGATCTTCACCTACAAGAAACTCCACGCGGAGGTGTGCCGGTTCGCAAACGCCCTCAAGAAGATCGGTGTCTCGAAGGGGGACCGCGTCTGCATCTACATGCCCCTCGTCCCCGAGCAGGTCATCGCCATGCTCGCATGCGCCCGCATCGGGGCGATCCACAGCGTGGTGTTCGGCGGGTTCGGCGTCTCCGCCCTGAACATGCGGATCAGGGACGCAGAGGCCAAGGTCGTGATCACCGCGGACATCACGATCCGGCGGGGGAAGACTATCCCGCTCAAGACCATCGTCGAGGAGGCCATCATCAACGCGCCGAGCGTGGAGAAGGTCATCGTCCTCCGGCGCGAGAAGCACCAGCCCGTCGAACTCCACAGGGAGATGGAGCTTGACTACTACGAGATCATGGAGGGGGTCTCCTCGGCCTGCGAGCCCGAGGTGATGGACGCCGAAGACCCGCTCTTCATCCTCTACACGAGCGGGTCGACGGGGGCCCCGAAGGGGATCGTCCACACCTGCGGCGGATACATGGTCGGCACGGGCTACACCGCGCAGCACGTCTTTGACATAAAGGACACCGACGTCTACTGGTGCACCGCCGACACCGGCTGGATCACGGGGCACAGCTACGTGGTCTACGGGCCGCTCGCCGTCGGCGCGACGGTCGTCATCGCCGAGGCGGTCCCCGACTACCCCGACCCCGGTGCATTCTGGAAGATCGTCGAGGACCTCGGCGTCACCATCTTCTACACCGCGCCCACGGCGATCCGGATGTTCATGAAGTTCGGCGACGAGTGGCCGAACAGGTACGACCTCTCGTCGCTCCGCGTCCTCGGGTCGGTCGGCGAACCCCTCAACCCCGAGGCATTCGAGTGGTTCTACAGGGTGATCGGGAAGCAGAAGTGCCCCATCGTAGACACGTGGTGGCAGACCGAGACCGGGATGCACATGATCACCACGATGGTGGGCGAACCCATGCGCCCGGGGTTCGCGGGGAAGGCGATCCCCGGTGTCGTCGCGGACGTCGTGGACAAGACCGGGAAACCGGTCCCGCCCGGGAACGGTGGATTCCTCGTCATCAGGAGGCCGTGGCCCGCAATGTTCCGCACGGTCTACAAGAACGACGAGAGGTACCGCACGTACTGGTACACGATCCCTGACTGCTACACGGCCGGCGACCTCGCCGTCAAGAGCAAGACGGACGAGTACATCATGATCATCGGGAGGGCCGACGACATCATCATCGTCGCGGGGCACAACATCGGGACCGCCGAGGTGGAGAGCGCGCTCGTCTCGCACCAGGCTGTCGCGGAGGCTGCCGTCATCGGGAAGCCCGACCCCGTGAAGGGCAACGTCATCAAGGCGTTCGTCATCCTCCGCGTCGGCCACACGCCGAGCGAGAAGCTCAAGAGCGACCTCACCTACCACGTGCGCATGACCCTCGGGCCGATCGCGATGCCCTCCGAGATCGAGTTCGTCGACAGGCTCCCCAAGACCCGGTCGGGGAAGATCATGCGCCGCGTGCTGAAGGCAAAGGAACTCGGCATCGACCCGGGGGACATCTCCACTCTGGAGGAGTAA
- the argC gene encoding N-acetyl-gamma-glutamyl-phosphate reductase, with amino-acid sequence MDVAIIGASGYTGGELIRLLLAHPHVRVTCATSRKLAGKPVDSVHPHLKGLIDLAFTNPAPGDIDADFAFLAVPHTAAMAYARPLLSRGMKVVDLSADYRLPKDVYEKVYGVTHTDYFPAPYGIPEIHRESYRNADFVSNPGCFPTGATLAVAPLARFAHTVIFDSKTGVSGAGDNPSATTHYPNVADNVNPYKWTTHRHLAEMRQELSALGSRAKCYFTPHLVPVNRGILTTAHVLLGEPMGQEEVDALYREYYAGEFFVRLQNPVLAAVRGTNFCDIRAESEGERVVVVSAIDNLGKGASGQAIQNMNIMCGFSEKDGLAGAGLLP; translated from the coding sequence ATGGATGTCGCGATCATCGGGGCTTCCGGGTACACGGGGGGCGAGCTCATCCGCCTCCTCCTCGCGCACCCGCACGTGCGGGTGACCTGCGCCACCTCGCGGAAGCTCGCGGGAAAACCGGTCGATTCCGTCCACCCCCACCTGAAGGGGCTGATAGACCTCGCGTTCACCAACCCCGCGCCGGGGGACATCGACGCGGACTTCGCGTTCCTCGCGGTCCCCCACACCGCCGCGATGGCGTACGCGCGCCCCCTCCTCTCGAGGGGGATGAAGGTGGTGGACCTCTCCGCCGACTACAGGCTGCCGAAGGACGTGTACGAGAAAGTGTACGGCGTCACCCACACGGACTACTTCCCCGCCCCGTACGGCATCCCCGAGATCCACAGGGAGTCCTACAGGAACGCGGACTTCGTGAGCAATCCCGGGTGCTTCCCTACCGGCGCGACACTCGCCGTGGCACCGCTCGCACGGTTCGCCCACACGGTGATCTTCGACTCGAAGACGGGGGTCTCGGGGGCAGGGGACAACCCGTCCGCGACGACCCACTACCCGAACGTCGCGGACAACGTCAACCCGTACAAGTGGACGACGCACAGGCACCTCGCCGAGATGAGGCAGGAACTCTCGGCCCTCGGGTCCCGCGCGAAGTGCTACTTCACGCCCCACCTCGTCCCGGTCAACAGGGGCATCCTCACGACGGCCCATGTCCTCCTCGGGGAGCCCATGGGGCAGGAGGAGGTGGACGCCCTCTACCGCGAGTACTACGCGGGGGAGTTCTTCGTCCGGCTCCAGAACCCCGTGCTCGCAGCCGTCAGGGGGACGAACTTCTGCGATATCCGCGCGGAGAGCGAGGGGGAGAGGGTCGTCGTCGTCTCTGCCATCGACAACCTCGGGAAGGGCGCGAGCGGCCAGGCCATCCAGAACATGAACATCATGTGCGGATTTTCGGAGAAAGATGGCCTCGCCGGCGCGGGACTCCTCCCGTGA
- a CDS encoding CBS domain-containing protein: MRVRDVMTRDPVTIQAGEPVRKAAALLREHRVGGLPVVEGERLVGMVTESDILRLLKTEEISGDLWLPSPLEVIEVPIRELVNWEKTRHALAAVGDREVREIMSHPAVTVREDDDIEEAASLMVERRIGRLPVVRGDRLVGIVARSDIIRGIARPGPTEGDA, translated from the coding sequence ATGCGCGTCCGCGACGTGATGACGCGGGACCCGGTGACCATACAGGCCGGGGAACCGGTCCGGAAGGCAGCCGCGCTCCTGCGGGAGCACAGGGTCGGCGGCCTCCCGGTGGTGGAGGGGGAGAGGCTCGTCGGCATGGTCACGGAGTCCGACATCCTCCGGCTCCTCAAGACGGAGGAGATTTCGGGGGACCTCTGGCTCCCCTCGCCGCTCGAGGTGATCGAGGTCCCCATAAGGGAGCTCGTGAACTGGGAGAAGACGCGCCACGCGCTCGCCGCGGTCGGGGACCGGGAGGTGCGGGAGATCATGAGCCATCCCGCGGTGACCGTCCGGGAGGACGACGACATCGAGGAGGCCGCGTCCCTCATGGTCGAGAGGAGGATCGGGCGGCTCCCGGTGGTGAGGGGGGACCGGCTCGTCGGCATCGTGGCCCGCTCCGACATCATCCGCGGCATCGCGCGGCCGGGACCCACGGAGGGTGACGCGTGA
- the argJ gene encoding bifunctional glutamate N-acetyltransferase/amino-acid acetyltransferase ArgJ, producing the protein MRSICGVGGVSAWGVKEGKFGLALIRAEGEAAGVFTSNLMKAPPVRLMEERIRRGRLAAVVANSGCANAYTGRRGLEDAREMAAIAGEALGVDADEVGVASTGVIGRYLDLPLIRDQCRRVAPLLSRSEEAETRAARAIMTTDLSEKHALVRGEGFSVGGIAKGSGMIAPNMGTMLAFVYTDAEVPRETLRDALRSAARRTFNRVVVDGDTSTNDIALCTATGETGRVPAGEFSRALEECCRSLAIQIAMDGEGATKLIEVRVRGAPGEDEAAAVARTIVSSPLVKTAVYGADPNWGRVIAAAGRAGVAFDPDHVDLWMGDGNESVPLVRDGQIVVDLARAKALMQGKKVTFELDLSCGSGEATAWGCDLTEKYVEINGRYTT; encoded by the coding sequence GTGAGGAGCATCTGCGGAGTCGGCGGAGTCTCGGCGTGGGGCGTGAAGGAGGGGAAGTTCGGGCTCGCCCTGATACGGGCCGAGGGCGAGGCCGCCGGAGTCTTCACCTCGAACCTGATGAAGGCACCCCCCGTCCGGCTCATGGAGGAGAGGATACGGCGCGGGAGGCTCGCCGCCGTGGTCGCGAACAGCGGGTGCGCGAACGCGTACACGGGGCGGAGGGGCCTAGAGGACGCGCGGGAGATGGCGGCGATCGCCGGCGAGGCACTGGGCGTGGACGCCGATGAGGTGGGGGTCGCGAGCACCGGCGTCATCGGAAGGTACCTCGACCTCCCCCTGATCCGCGACCAGTGCCGCCGCGTCGCGCCCCTCCTCTCGCGGAGCGAGGAGGCCGAGACCCGCGCGGCCCGGGCCATCATGACGACCGACCTCTCCGAGAAGCACGCGCTCGTCCGGGGGGAGGGCTTCTCGGTGGGCGGGATCGCGAAGGGGTCGGGGATGATCGCGCCGAACATGGGGACGATGCTCGCGTTCGTCTACACGGACGCCGAGGTCCCCCGCGAAACGCTGCGCGATGCCCTCCGGAGTGCCGCCCGCCGGACGTTCAACAGGGTCGTCGTGGACGGCGACACGAGCACGAACGACATCGCGCTCTGCACGGCGACGGGGGAGACAGGACGGGTCCCGGCCGGCGAGTTCTCCCGCGCTCTCGAGGAGTGCTGCCGGTCGCTCGCCATCCAGATCGCGATGGACGGCGAGGGCGCAACGAAGCTCATCGAGGTCCGCGTGAGGGGGGCACCGGGCGAGGATGAGGCCGCGGCGGTGGCGCGGACCATCGTCTCCTCGCCGCTCGTGAAGACCGCGGTCTACGGTGCCGACCCCAACTGGGGGAGGGTGATCGCGGCCGCGGGGCGGGCGGGCGTCGCGTTCGACCCCGACCACGTCGACCTCTGGATGGGGGACGGGAACGAGTCCGTCCCCCTCGTGAGGGACGGCCAGATCGTGGTCGACCTCGCGAGGGCAAAGGCCCTCATGCAGGGGAAGAAGGTCACGTTCGAGCTCGACCTCTCCTGCGGCAGCGGCGAGGCGACGGCGTGGGGCTGCGACCTCACGGAGAAGTACGTGGAGATCAACGGGAGGTACACGACATGA
- the argB gene encoding acetylglutamate kinase: protein MRREDVLMEALPYIREFHGKTMVIKLGGHAMVDPAILETAIRDAVLLKLVGIRLVLVHGGGPEITEKMKALGKEPRFVAGLRVTDEETLEIAQMVLVGKINSNIVSLIAKCGGQGVGISGNDGSLIIARKMDPQRVRVGGEEREVDLGHVGEIEEINPAILHTLLDSGYIPVVAPIAIDRNGQNLNINADTAAGEIAIALRAYKLINMTDVDGIMDASRTQVYRRLAAAEAEGLMEKGIVSEGMIPKVASIVRAVRNGVLFGHVINGNVPHNLILEMFTDEGVGTMITREG, encoded by the coding sequence ATGAGGCGTGAGGACGTCCTGATGGAGGCACTCCCCTACATCCGGGAGTTCCACGGGAAGACGATGGTCATCAAGCTCGGCGGGCACGCGATGGTCGACCCGGCCATCCTCGAGACGGCGATACGGGACGCGGTCCTCCTCAAGCTCGTCGGGATACGGCTCGTCCTCGTCCACGGCGGGGGACCCGAGATCACCGAGAAGATGAAGGCTTTGGGCAAGGAACCGCGGTTCGTCGCGGGCCTGCGCGTGACCGACGAGGAGACCCTCGAGATCGCCCAGATGGTCCTCGTCGGCAAGATCAACAGCAACATCGTCTCGCTCATCGCGAAGTGCGGCGGTCAGGGGGTCGGGATATCGGGCAACGACGGGAGCCTCATCATCGCCCGGAAGATGGACCCCCAGCGCGTCCGCGTGGGCGGGGAGGAGAGGGAGGTCGACCTCGGCCACGTCGGCGAGATCGAGGAGATCAACCCCGCGATCCTCCACACACTCCTCGACAGCGGCTACATCCCCGTCGTCGCCCCGATCGCCATCGACCGGAACGGGCAGAACCTCAACATCAACGCGGACACCGCGGCGGGGGAGATCGCGATCGCCCTGCGCGCCTACAAGCTCATCAACATGACCGACGTGGACGGCATCATGGACGCCTCGCGGACTCAGGTCTACCGCCGCCTCGCCGCCGCGGAGGCAGAGGGCCTCATGGAGAAGGGCATCGTCTCGGAGGGGATGATCCCGAAGGTGGCCTCGATCGTGAGGGCTGTCCGCAACGGCGTCCTGTTCGGGCACGTGATCAACGGGAACGTTCCCCACAACCTCATCCTCGAGATGTTCACCGACGAGGGCGTGGGGACGATGATCACGCGGGAAGGGTAG
- a CDS encoding chorismate mutase yields the protein MPIDALRAEINRIDEEIIDLIARRQQLAARMAQVKMAEGLPVHDEKRTHEVLEKTFNYAVEKGIDPVSVQKVFSILIAMSEEKQRECQGDGNLP from the coding sequence ATGCCCATCGACGCACTCCGGGCCGAGATCAACAGGATCGACGAGGAGATCATCGACCTTATCGCGAGGAGGCAGCAACTGGCCGCACGCATGGCCCAGGTGAAGATGGCCGAGGGCCTGCCCGTCCACGACGAGAAGCGGACGCACGAGGTGCTCGAGAAAACGTTCAACTACGCCGTGGAGAAGGGGATCGACCCGGTCTCCGTGCAGAAGGTATTCTCCATCCTCATCGCGATGAGCGAGGAGAAGCAGAGGGAGTGCCAGGGCGACGGGAACCTCCCGTGA
- a CDS encoding peptidase M50, whose product MLERITRRERSDLLVAWIAISIAFSLIFVRGGATIEAFLVFLLVSMLTVGIGFILHEMAHKFTAMRYGFWAEFRKDNIMLLVAVAMAALVGVVFAAPGATVIYGTSITREQNGKISAAGPAVNLLLCGVFALLALSGGTLASPLVALVGAVGLQVNAMIAAFNMLPVSVLDGRKILAWNPAVFAVMIVAAFGILAGTYLLPLI is encoded by the coding sequence ATGCTCGAGAGAATCACCCGCCGGGAGAGGTCGGACCTCCTCGTCGCGTGGATCGCGATATCCATCGCGTTCTCACTCATCTTCGTCAGGGGGGGAGCAACGATCGAGGCGTTCCTCGTCTTCCTCCTCGTCTCCATGCTCACCGTGGGGATAGGGTTCATCCTCCACGAGATGGCCCACAAGTTCACGGCGATGCGGTACGGGTTCTGGGCCGAGTTCCGGAAGGACAACATCATGCTCCTCGTCGCGGTCGCCATGGCGGCGCTCGTCGGCGTCGTCTTCGCCGCGCCGGGCGCGACCGTCATCTACGGGACCTCCATCACGAGGGAACAGAACGGGAAGATCTCCGCTGCGGGACCGGCGGTGAACCTCCTCCTCTGCGGGGTCTTCGCGCTCCTCGCGCTCTCCGGGGGGACCCTCGCGTCGCCCCTCGTCGCGCTCGTCGGGGCGGTCGGTCTCCAGGTGAACGCGATGATCGCAGCATTCAACATGCTCCCCGTGAGCGTGCTCGACGGGCGGAAGATCCTCGCGTGGAACCCGGCGGTCTTCGCGGTCATGATCGTCGCGGCGTTCGGGATACTGGCCGGAACCTACCTCCTCCCCCTCATCTGA
- a CDS encoding energy-coupling factor ABC transporter permease: MHIMEGFLPLHWAAFWWAIAVPCVGLGVYRLRQALSADREALPLLGVTGGFIFILSSLKLPSVTGSCSHPTGTGLSAVCFGPFVTSVICTIVLLFQSLFLAHGGLSTLGANIVSMGVAGPLAGWAIYRALKDTPVGMYLTVFLASSLADIVTYVVTSLELALAYPAEVGGIASSFTVFLAIFAVTQVPLAIVEGVVLALVFKYIVALKPGILLRLRVFPEEKIRAAGGAA, encoded by the coding sequence GTGCACATCATGGAAGGATTCCTCCCGCTCCACTGGGCGGCGTTCTGGTGGGCAATCGCCGTCCCGTGCGTGGGACTCGGCGTGTACCGTCTGAGGCAGGCGCTCTCGGCAGATCGTGAGGCCCTCCCCCTCCTCGGCGTGACGGGCGGGTTCATCTTCATCCTCTCGTCCCTCAAGCTCCCGTCCGTCACGGGGAGCTGCTCCCACCCCACCGGGACGGGGCTCTCGGCGGTCTGCTTCGGCCCCTTCGTGACGTCGGTCATCTGCACGATCGTCCTCCTCTTCCAGAGCCTCTTCCTCGCCCACGGGGGGCTCTCCACTCTGGGTGCGAACATCGTCTCGATGGGTGTCGCGGGCCCGCTCGCGGGCTGGGCGATCTACCGGGCGCTGAAGGACACGCCCGTTGGCATGTACCTCACCGTCTTCCTCGCATCCTCGCTGGCCGACATCGTGACCTACGTCGTGACATCCCTCGAGCTTGCCCTCGCCTACCCCGCGGAGGTCGGCGGGATCGCGTCGTCCTTCACGGTCTTCCTCGCGATATTCGCGGTCACGCAGGTCCCCCTCGCGATCGTGGAGGGGGTCGTCCTCGCGCTCGTCTTCAAGTACATCGTGGCCCTGAAACCCGGGATCCTCCTCAGGCTGCGTGTTTTCCCCGAGGAGAAGATCCGGGCGGCGGGTGGTGCAGCATGA
- a CDS encoding cobalt transport protein CbiN, whose translation MKGGYTLEILAVVAVVSFCVLFLVTGPAPGEAEFSGTDTVGSAKVSELSGIPLEEFHPLVPQWEPPSGEVESGLFALQAAAGGIVVGWVFGYWKGQKRADN comes from the coding sequence ATGAAGGGGGGATACACGCTCGAGATCCTCGCGGTCGTCGCGGTGGTCTCGTTCTGCGTCCTCTTCCTCGTCACCGGCCCGGCGCCCGGGGAGGCAGAGTTCTCCGGGACGGACACGGTAGGGTCCGCGAAGGTATCGGAGCTCTCCGGAATCCCCCTCGAGGAGTTCCACCCGCTCGTTCCCCAGTGGGAACCGCCGAGCGGGGAGGTCGAGTCGGGCCTCTTCGCGCTCCAGGCAGCGGCCGGCGGGATCGTCGTCGGCTGGGTCTTCGGCTACTGGAAGGGCCAGAAGAGAGCGGATAACTGA
- the cbiQ gene encoding cobalt ECF transporter T component CbiQ → MHEELLEDVAHRSALRETHTVLKLATGAGAILLCLLSPGFLAPLFVAAVLLLALVLLARVDPHALGHAFAAPALFALFSIPVIVLVSGGTEVFWEWRPLPWLSLSLSRDGINHGVLVLSRFAGGMSGLAFIALTTPATDLFSVMRRARVPAEVVDLAMIIYRAIFVIMAQAVQVYRAQVMRLGYGSFRESVRSFATLCGAVFIASYEAGEDLVRAMEARCYDGKFAVSGGDRPPRGREIAAVALFFAAAGALAVSTAHVSVL, encoded by the coding sequence ATGCACGAGGAACTCCTCGAGGACGTCGCCCACAGGAGCGCGCTGCGCGAGACGCACACGGTACTCAAGCTCGCGACGGGAGCGGGGGCGATCCTCCTCTGCCTCCTCTCCCCCGGCTTCCTCGCGCCCCTCTTCGTCGCCGCGGTCCTGCTCCTCGCACTCGTCCTCCTCGCGCGGGTGGACCCCCACGCGCTCGGGCACGCGTTCGCGGCACCGGCCCTCTTTGCCCTCTTCTCAATCCCCGTCATCGTCCTCGTCTCCGGGGGCACAGAGGTCTTCTGGGAGTGGCGGCCGCTCCCGTGGCTCTCCCTCTCCCTCTCCCGGGACGGGATCAACCACGGTGTCCTCGTCCTCTCCCGTTTCGCGGGGGGGATGTCCGGACTCGCATTCATCGCGCTCACCACCCCTGCAACCGACCTCTTCTCCGTGATGCGGCGGGCACGCGTGCCTGCGGAGGTCGTCGACCTCGCGATGATCATCTACAGGGCGATCTTCGTGATCATGGCGCAGGCAGTCCAGGTCTACCGCGCGCAGGTCATGCGCCTCGGGTACGGGTCTTTCCGGGAATCGGTCAGGTCGTTTGCGACGCTCTGCGGCGCGGTATTCATCGCCTCCTACGAGGCGGGCGAGGACCTCGTCAGGGCGATGGAGGCGCGGTGCTACGACGGCAAGTTCGCGGTCTCCGGGGGGGACAGGCCCCCCCGCGGGAGAGAGA